In one window of Thermotoga sp. Mc24 DNA:
- the mggS gene encoding mannosylglucosylglycerate synthase, giving the protein MKIALIHYRGGLMDGVSLEMEKWKKVLTKMGHEVHIVAGNKKEGVDLTLKEIGFENPDFERVNRNFFGGIKDFLSEKEFLDFLKEKEEELFHILNEALKDYDLIVPNNIWSLGLFPSLGLALSRLEKNFVAHHHDFWWERKHLIPENRRFREILDKHFPPDLPNVKHVVINTIAQRELKRRRNIDSVVVPNVMDFSSPITSEEMYHRVREELQIAPGTIVALQATRIDRRKAIELSIDVVSLLKETLTSKKEADLYNGERYSGEVILLFSGICEDEEYLKELKEYASSKGVSLLVLSEEVRKNTSLFWKLYNVADFVTYPSILEGWGNQLLEAIAAKKPVVLFEYEVFKSDIKPAGLKYVSLGDRCFRENGLVKVDERILKKAVEEISRLLFDPSLYRETVEHNFEVGKRHFSLERLEDILSREVLP; this is encoded by the coding sequence CTCACAAAGATGGGCCACGAAGTCCACATCGTTGCCGGAAACAAGAAAGAGGGAGTCGATCTCACTCTAAAGGAGATCGGTTTTGAAAATCCAGATTTTGAAAGGGTAAACAGGAACTTCTTCGGAGGAATAAAAGATTTCCTCAGTGAAAAAGAGTTTCTCGATTTCTTGAAAGAAAAAGAGGAAGAGCTCTTCCACATCCTGAACGAAGCCTTGAAAGATTACGATCTCATCGTTCCCAACAACATCTGGTCCCTTGGACTCTTTCCGTCCCTGGGCCTTGCCCTTTCGAGATTGGAAAAGAACTTCGTCGCGCATCACCACGATTTTTGGTGGGAGAGGAAACATCTGATTCCGGAAAACAGAAGATTCAGGGAGATCCTTGATAAACACTTCCCTCCAGATCTTCCAAACGTGAAACACGTTGTCATAAACACGATCGCTCAAAGGGAGCTTAAAAGACGCAGAAACATCGATTCTGTCGTGGTGCCAAACGTCATGGATTTCAGCTCTCCCATCACTTCTGAAGAGATGTACCACAGGGTGAGAGAAGAACTTCAGATAGCGCCTGGCACGATTGTGGCCCTCCAGGCAACCAGAATCGATAGAAGAAAAGCGATCGAACTTTCGATAGATGTGGTGTCACTTCTGAAGGAAACACTGACATCGAAAAAAGAAGCTGATCTCTACAACGGAGAGAGATACAGCGGAGAAGTGATCCTTCTCTTTTCCGGTATCTGCGAAGACGAAGAGTATCTGAAAGAACTCAAAGAATACGCTTCTTCAAAAGGAGTATCGCTTCTTGTCCTGAGCGAGGAAGTGAGAAAAAACACCTCTTTGTTCTGGAAGCTCTACAACGTCGCTGATTTTGTCACGTATCCATCGATACTCGAGGGATGGGGGAATCAGCTTCTGGAAGCGATCGCAGCCAAAAAGCCCGTGGTGCTTTTCGAGTACGAAGTCTTCAAATCAGATATAAAACCAGCCGGCCTGAAATACGTCAGTCTTGGAGATCGATGCTTCAGAGAGAACGGCCTTGTAAAGGTGGACGAGAGGATTTTGAAAAAGGCCGTCGAGGAAATTTCTCGTCTCCTCTTCGATCCGTCTCTTTACAGGGAGACTGTCGAACACAACTTCGAAGTGGGAAAGAGGCACTTCAGTTTAGAGAGACTGGAAGACATACTGAGCAGGGAGGTATTACCATGA